TGTTTTAAAGATTGTGGCTTGTTTAAATAATACATCTTTAATTTGAGTAATATTCAATAAAATCCACTCCCTGCCCGCTTAAATACCTAATAATAAAATTCCCAATACAAAATATTGACACATAAAATTAATGCAAAAATAATCGTCATCATCCAAACTAATAATCCATATTTAGATAACCTTCTACTTTTTCCATGAACAATTAAAAATCCACAAATAACAATCGAGATAACAATATAAATTAGATTTAAAGTTAATAATGGCTTGAGAGATGAATAACTTACCATCGATAAAACTTTATAAACAATCCAAATTACATTCGTAACCAATAATAGATTTAAAAAGTGTTGAGCAAAAAGTAATTTAACTAACCGTTTTTTATTCCAAATCCTACGCAAAATAGAGATGATAACATAGAGTAAAGAGAACATTATAGCTAATAACCCTAAAATAATTCCTCCCCACTCAAGGAGATGCTTATAATAAGGAACATAAATTAAATCTGAATACGTATTGGATAACAATTTCATTCGTGGATGTGTTGAATAAACGTCCAGACTGTACATACTCAAACCATCTTCTGTTTTATAAACGCCTGGTTCTAGCTGCGAATAAGACAAGTCGTTTATCATTAAATTATGTGACCCACTCTGTTTCGTCTGGCTTCTTAAAAATAAGCCATACACACTGCTAAATCCGTGTCGTGGCAACCGAGCCGGCTCATAAATCCCTTCCCACCCGGATGAATTTTCCAAACTTACGTCATTTTCAACATGTTCATATTCACCAAAAATGATTTCAGGTATTCCCAATGTGAACGTACTTTCATCTTTCATGTTCGCCAACACTAAAACGCCGGTACGTTCTTTTCTATCCACATAAAAAGATGAGCTAAAAGCAATAGAATTCCCACCATGCCCATAAACATGTTGACTTTTTGATGGTAAATAAAATAAACCGTTTGCGGCCCTTGGGATATTGGTATCCGGATAATATAATGTGGGTTCAAACATAAAATCGATCGTTTTTTCATCTTTAAATAAAGGAACTCCATCTTCAGCTAATAACGCTTGCATTAACTTTTGCAGATCACGAGCTGTTCCCATAGCACTACCGACCGGATACATGGGTATCGAGTAAAAATTAGGGTCAATTAATTGCAGTGCATTCGAATATCCCTGCACCTCTCCCCTCTGTTCTTTCACCCATTCGTTATCACCTAATTCAGGATCTATTGCTGTTTTCGTCATTTGAAGCGGTTCAAAAATATGCTTCCGTACATACTCCACGTAATCTAGGCCACTAACTTCTTCAACAATATAGGCAGCGAGGCCGCTTCCATAATTTGAATAAGCAACAACATCACCAGGAGGAAATATTTGTTGAATATCTGCTTCTTCAAGTACTTCTCTTAATGACTTCTTTTCGGTTGGACCATAAATCATTAAATCCGTATAACTATCATCAAATCCCGCTGCATGATGCATCAAATGTTGCATCGTGATAGGATCCTCAAATTTTGTTTTGGAACGAAAATCATCCGGTAAGTAGGTTTCGATATCCGTTTCTAAATTAAGCTTTCCTGACTCTACTAATTGTAAAACACTGATCCAAATCAGAACTTTGGAAACAGATGCCCATTCAAAAACAGTATCCTCATCAACAAGAACTTGTTCCTCTATATTTGAATAACCTTTCATCTTGTAAATGACTTCATCCTGGTCTATCACAATTGTTGCTAATCCAGCAACATCCCCCTCATGTTCTATCATATAATTCTCTAATTTACTTTCTAAATCTGCATGTTCATTTGCAGTAATTGATTGCGGGTTAAATAAAATCCATAGAAGTAGAAAACAAATGAACGTCTTAAAAAGATTACTATTACGATGAGTCACTGTGTTTTAGACCGCCTTCCATCTATGGTCTAAAGAAGACCGTCCTTACTTTAGAACCAATAAAGTTAATAACAAGTATAACACCATTTATCCGAATAGTAAGACTCCTAATACCAGAGGAGATTGTCATTTCCCTGAATTAAATCACTTAAACTTGGAAATAATGAGTTTAAAGTGAAGGAGCTGATATTCTTGGCAGGTAGATATTATGAAGATAAAAAAGTATTTTGCTATATCTGTCGCAAAACTACGCTTTTTACTCACAGAGATTTAAATAATAATATTGGAGTCGAAAGCCATTGTAGTGAATGTTCGGAGGTCTGGTTCGAATGGCAAAATAGAGCTGTCGAAAGTGAGATGGCAAAGTGGATTGAATATAATAGCAATGAGTTCTCCAATAAACGATTTGTCAAAAGTGTAAGGCTTTAACTTTCATAAAATCCAAGGTCACTCAGACAATTATTTGGTGTATGATGAACAACAGCCTTTTGGTCAAAAAATCAAGGGGCTTTTTGCGTCCCTTTGCATCAGTATAAGGAATTTGTATGGGGGAACATCTATTTTGGAAGGTATTAAAGAAGAAGGACATTCATTTACAATATACAAATCCTACATAAAACTACAAGACATTCCGTAAAAGAGAATCCCCCTATCTTTTATCATTGAAGCTCATTAATTTTTTCTGATTGAATTTTAATCGATTTTCTAACATTTTCACCGAATCGCCCTTTCACTGCCCCCCCTAAATTTACAGATACATCGTTCATTTTTTCTTTTATAGTCGAGCATTCTATTTCTATATTTTTTTCGGTTTCTTTATGGTTTCGAACTATTTTCGAAGTCATTGCATTAGCTACGGCTCCTTGAATAATCGACTTTTCCGCTCTTTTTTTCAAATCTATCAAAAAGCCTTCTAACATTTGAAGTAATCCCCCTTTTCTTCTTTTTCACTCAACTTTTTCATTTCACTATAAAAATCTTCATCTAACTTTTCAAGTTTTCTAGCAAGATTCTGCCGGTCAGCCCTTGCCATTTCCAAAATTTCTCTTTTCATTTGTTC
This genomic window from Sporosarcina sp. Marseille-Q4063 contains:
- a CDS encoding serine hydrolase; this translates as MTHRNSNLFKTFICFLLLWILFNPQSITANEHADLESKLENYMIEHEGDVAGLATIVIDQDEVIYKMKGYSNIEEQVLVDEDTVFEWASVSKVLIWISVLQLVESGKLNLETDIETYLPDDFRSKTKFEDPITMQHLMHHAAGFDDSYTDLMIYGPTEKKSLREVLEEADIQQIFPPGDVVAYSNYGSGLAAYIVEEVSGLDYVEYVRKHIFEPLQMTKTAIDPELGDNEWVKEQRGEVQGYSNALQLIDPNFYSIPMYPVGSAMGTARDLQKLMQALLAEDGVPLFKDEKTIDFMFEPTLYYPDTNIPRAANGLFYLPSKSQHVYGHGGNSIAFSSSFYVDRKERTGVLVLANMKDESTFTLGIPEIIFGEYEHVENDVSLENSSGWEGIYEPARLPRHGFSSVYGLFLRSQTKQSGSHNLMINDLSYSQLEPGVYKTEDGLSMYSLDVYSTHPRMKLLSNTYSDLIYVPYYKHLLEWGGIILGLLAIMFSLLYVIISILRRIWNKKRLVKLLFAQHFLNLLLVTNVIWIVYKVLSMVSYSSLKPLLTLNLIYIVISIVICGFLIVHGKSRRLSKYGLLVWMMTIIFALILCVNILYWEFYY